CATCTCGCTTCAGTGGAGGTCGAATTATACGTGGCCAGTTTTTAAGAGTTGGAGATGTAACATTCACATTTTCTAGTAAATCCTCATCATTCTTGAACCTTTGTGTGGTATTATTAAGCGGTCTAGTTATACCCTTTTGAATAACAACATAACTGTAATGAGAGCGATCCGAGGATCGACGATGAGAACGAGGGACATATAGACGGGAAAATGGGGATAGGAAAAAATGTTGTTTGAAAGAACAAATATTTGCTCTTACCCCATTTTCTATATCAATGGGGCAGCGACCATCGTGGGGACAGGGTGCTACAATATGGGCATTGAATTGTTTATCAGaagtatttttacttttttgcAATAGAAATGTTCTAGCTCTTTGAATCAAACTAAAGCCACGCTTTGTGCCTCGCTCGCAGAGCACCAAAAGACCACCATCATTTGACACGAGACTCCAAAGCGAACGAAGATAATCAAAGAGTTCTTTCTCCGATTTCATTTCAAGAAGCTTGTTAGATGCAATAACTAGAGTGTATGAATCCTTTTTACCCAATGGTAGACGGTTAAGCGTAACAGGGCTAGTTGGATTCGGCGAAGTTGACGGGTAAATGTTATGGTGAATATCatatatgatttttttcaaaaatgggTTCTCCTCAACAATTGAAACTGAATTAGGTGTGGGAAAGACTGAATAACTAGCTAGAGCACCAATACCTGGACCTTTACCGCAATCCAGTATATGTTGAGACTTGCAAGACACATCACTGTTTACAATTTTCAAGTCAGTCAATACGCTGTATAGAGAAGCATATTGATACGGCATAGACTGATGAATATAAGCTAAAACTTGGGGATCTGTCATAGTCCGAGTAGATTCATCTTTGAATGGCGCAGACAATGGAAGCTGAGATTCCGTAgccaaatcttttttaatatcattaataaattttttaatttgtcCTTTTTCgctctttttcaataaatcgTCCACATATAgattaaattttgtatgCAAACTAATATCAccacttttcttttgatccTTTACCAAAAAGTCGAGTAAACTGGAAGCTTCTGGACGATGTGAAGAGATCAATTCGTTTTTATAATCAGAAAAGTTGTTTTGAACAGcttgaaaatttgcattATACCACCTAATGGTAGTGGTTGTTCCATATGGTATGAGACATCgctgattttgaaaagtaaagCAATTCCgtaaattataaagaaaCAGAATTTTATATCTGCATGTTAGAATGGGCATATGTGCTGCTCAAAACACCAATTCACCAATGAACAATGGGATTTGGGGATAAAGCACTGATCTGTATATTGTGTAGAGTAAGTGCCTGATTAAGTGGCCGCAGATGGTGTTACTTGCGTTGACAGAAGAATGAATAGTACAATTTCCTACATATCTATATgttttatgtttattaaattagTTCAAGGATAGGCAATTCTGTCTGAGTGAATATTCTCCCAGTTTTAGCTTCTTATacacttcaaaaaaatgcaaaactTTGAActtctttgaaaataagaacaagtaataaattttatgataGTAAAGGAATTATCAAGAAATAGCTAAAATTAGTTTTAGCATTACACTTGATCAAGATAGACTCTTCACATTGATAGTTCTACAGATACCTCTTTAACCTTACCATTCTATTATACTAGGGTAATCTTCGATTTACGAAACATTCCTTGTTAACTAACTACAAACGAAAAGTTGCCGGAAAAAAACAGCCTACATTCCTTGAGTATTTTCATGAAAATTCGGTAATTCTTTTCCATTTGGTTTATATGAGAAGTTTGCAATTGTAcaataataattcaaaatgccctcgaaaagaaaaagaaatcctTTACAATATCAGACTTCAGGATCATTAGATGAGGAAACAAATCAACGCAGCGCTTTTCCACAAATCGACAACAATAGTGCTTCAGAATCTTTGGAATATGATATACCACTTGATGGTTTAGATTATTTAGCAACTGTGAGGTACGAACATTTATATATGAATTTTTGTGAAAATCGAAATTTGCAACATGAATGCTTTAATCTAATCATTGTAACAATAATTGGGCT
This portion of the Schizosaccharomyces pombe strain 972h- genome assembly, chromosome: I genome encodes:
- the cox1101 gene encoding rsm22-cox11 tandem protein cox1101, whose amino-acid sequence is MPILTCRYKILFLYNLRNCFTFQNQRCLIPYGTTTTIRWYNANFQAVQNNFSDYKNELISSHRPEASSLLDFLVKDQKKSGDISLHTKFNLYVDDLLKKSEKGQIKKFINDIKKDLATESQLPLSAPFKDESTRTMTDPQVLAYIHQSMPYQYASLYSVLTDLKIVNSDVSCKSQHILDCGKGPGIGALASYSVFPTPNSVSIVEENPFLKKIIYDIHHNIYPSTSPNPTSPVTLNRLPLGKKDSYTLVIASNKLLEMKSEKELFDYLRSLWSLVSNDGGLLVLCERGTKRGFSLIQRARTFLLQKSKNTSDKQFNAHIVAPCPHDGRCPIDIENGVRANICSFKQHFFLSPFSRLYVPRSHRRSSDRSHYSYVVIQKGITRPLNNTTQRFKNDEDLLENVNVTSPTLKNWPRIIRPPLKRDGHVIIDVCDSDARLRRNIVPKSQGKLAYRLARKSAWGDLFPLEGKVQSTSPSSKITKHLKDASSTYSINPPSYNKPKVERNTTADPIFVGKRFYSTNRHKAFSRFADFNSHRFPCIFTSFSCYNCISGTRKYSRQYSRDKFHYNQRTTIYYLVAISIFALGLTYAAVPLYRLFCSKTGYGGTLNTDQSRMNAERMVPRKDNKRIRVTFNGDVAGNLSWKLWPQQREIYVLPGETALGFYTAENTSDHDIVGVATYNIVPGQAAVYFSKVACFCFEEQKLDAHEKVDLPVFFFIDPEFADDPNMKDIDDILLSYTFFEARYDTNGNLLTKLN